A window from Bosea sp. ANAM02 encodes these proteins:
- the sseA gene encoding 3-mercaptopyruvate sulfurtransferase, with amino-acid sequence MAREDVFVSTEWLAERLNAPDIVVVDASWYLPAQKRDGAAEYAARRIPGAVHFDIDKIKDSTSSLPHMLPSAPEFAAAVGALGIGDGMRIVVYDGLGFFAAPRVRWTFKVFGARDVVILDGGFPKWLAEGRPVEEDSPKARKPRSFTARLDNGAVADADDIARATASQAIQVVDARAADRFRGEAPEPRPGLASGHIPGSLNLPSSQLTTDGRLKSPEEIVALFRDAGVDLDKPSIMTCGSGVSAVILSTALETVGKPAKAIYDGSWSEWGMGERPVATGPAKQA; translated from the coding sequence ATGGCCCGTGAAGACGTTTTCGTTTCGACCGAGTGGCTGGCCGAGCGCCTGAACGCGCCCGATATCGTCGTGGTCGATGCCTCCTGGTACCTGCCGGCGCAGAAGCGCGACGGCGCGGCCGAATACGCCGCGCGCCGCATTCCGGGCGCGGTCCATTTCGATATCGACAAGATCAAGGACAGCACCTCGTCCCTGCCCCACATGCTGCCCTCGGCGCCGGAATTCGCGGCGGCCGTCGGCGCGCTCGGCATCGGGGACGGCATGCGCATCGTCGTCTATGACGGGCTCGGCTTCTTCGCGGCGCCGCGCGTGCGCTGGACCTTCAAGGTGTTCGGCGCGCGTGATGTCGTCATCCTCGATGGCGGCTTCCCGAAATGGCTGGCCGAAGGCCGCCCGGTCGAGGAAGACAGCCCGAAGGCGCGCAAGCCCCGCAGCTTCACCGCAAGGCTCGACAACGGCGCCGTCGCCGACGCGGACGATATTGCGCGCGCCACCGCCTCGCAGGCGATCCAGGTGGTCGATGCCCGCGCCGCCGACCGCTTCCGTGGCGAGGCGCCGGAGCCGCGGCCGGGCCTGGCCTCCGGCCATATCCCCGGTTCGCTCAACCTGCCGTCGTCGCAGCTCACCACCGATGGCCGGCTGAAATCCCCGGAAGAGATCGTCGCGCTGTTCAGGGATGCCGGCGTCGATCTCGACAAGCCCTCGATCATGACCTGCGGCTCGGGCGTCTCGGCCGTGATCCTGTCGACGGCGCTCGAGACCGTCGGCAAGCCAGCCAAGGCGATCTATGACGGCTCCTGGTCCGAATGGGGCATGGGCGAGCGGCCTGTCGCGACGGGCCCGGCGAAGCAGGCTTGA
- a CDS encoding cupin domain-containing protein, which produces MSHDHDHSHDHDHPHDHGHDGEPRWKHDGVRVISGDKLDPNTAQTPGMFRQAAINHARVGAQKIWAGTVAIEPNAKTGVHHHGELESVIYVVSGKARMRWGERLEFVAEAGPGDFIYVPPFVPHQEINADPDNPLQCVLVRSDNEAVVVNITDVDPVEKPEEVYWVDPIHKHPHG; this is translated from the coding sequence ATGAGCCACGACCACGATCATTCCCACGATCACGACCATCCGCACGATCACGGCCATGACGGCGAGCCGCGCTGGAAGCATGACGGCGTGCGCGTCATCTCCGGCGACAAGCTCGACCCCAACACCGCGCAGACGCCCGGCATGTTCCGGCAGGCGGCGATCAACCATGCCCGCGTCGGCGCCCAGAAGATCTGGGCCGGCACGGTCGCGATAGAGCCCAACGCAAAGACCGGCGTGCACCATCATGGCGAGCTCGAAAGCGTGATCTATGTGGTGAGCGGCAAGGCGCGGATGCGCTGGGGCGAGCGATTGGAATTCGTCGCCGAGGCCGGGCCGGGCGACTTCATCTATGTGCCGCCCTTCGTACCGCATCAGGAGATCAACGCCGATCCCGACAACCCGCTGCAATGCGTGCTGGTGCGCTCCGACAACGAGGCGGTTGTGGTCAACATCACCGATGTCGACCCGGTCGAGAAGCCGGAAGAAGTCTACTGGGTCGATCCGATCCACAAGCACCCGCACGGGTAA
- the modA gene encoding molybdate ABC transporter substrate-binding protein, with protein MLKRRTLLGMGLALAVSLAPAFDAAQAQTKDLVIFAAASMKNALDEAAANWVKESGKPMPKISYAASSALAKQIENGAPADLFISADLDWMDYLGKKDLIKPDSRISLLANRIVMVAGKDSTARLDLKPGADVAGALGAGRLAMGNVDSVPAGKYGKAALETLGAWGKVKDKIAQADNVRAALLLVSRGEAPLGIVYATDAAADRQVKVVATFPEDSHPPIVYPVAVTRDSANPDAQAFLTYLRSAAARPVFEKQGFTVLNKAASSS; from the coding sequence ATGCTGAAGCGCCGCACCCTGCTGGGCATGGGCCTGGCCCTTGCCGTGAGCCTCGCTCCCGCCTTCGACGCCGCGCAGGCGCAGACGAAGGACCTCGTGATCTTCGCCGCGGCCAGCATGAAGAACGCGCTGGACGAGGCCGCCGCCAACTGGGTCAAGGAAAGCGGCAAGCCGATGCCGAAGATTTCCTATGCGGCGAGCAGCGCGCTCGCGAAGCAGATCGAAAACGGCGCCCCAGCCGACCTTTTCATTTCGGCCGATCTCGACTGGATGGACTATCTCGGCAAGAAGGACCTCATCAAACCGGATAGCCGCATCAGCCTGCTCGCCAACCGGATCGTGATGGTCGCCGGCAAGGATTCGACCGCCAGGCTCGACCTGAAGCCCGGCGCCGATGTCGCGGGCGCACTCGGCGCCGGCCGTCTCGCCATGGGCAATGTCGATTCCGTTCCGGCCGGCAAGTACGGCAAGGCGGCGCTGGAGACGCTCGGCGCCTGGGGCAAGGTCAAGGACAAGATCGCGCAGGCCGACAACGTCCGCGCCGCGCTGCTGCTGGTCTCGCGCGGCGAGGCCCCGCTCGGCATCGTCTACGCGACCGACGCCGCGGCCGACCGCCAAGTCAAGGTCGTCGCGACCTTCCCAGAGGATTCGCACCCGCCGATCGTCTATCCGGTCGCCGTCACCAGGGATTCGGCCAATCCCGATGCGCAGGCCTTCCTGACCTATCTGCGCAGCGCCGCGGCCCGGCCCGTCTTCGAGAAGCAGGGCTTCACGGTGCTCAACAAGGCTGCAAGCTCTTCGTGA
- the modB gene encoding molybdate ABC transporter permease subunit: MDWLSPEEWAAVRLSLIVATTAMVASLPLGVGVGLLLARGRFWGKSLLDAIVHMPLILPPVVTGYLLLVGFGRRGPIGQFLYDWFGIVLSFRWTGAALACAVMGFPLMVRAIRLSIEAIDRRLESAAGTLGASPIWVFLTVTLPLCLPGIIAGMILCFAKAMGEFGATITFVSNIPGETQTLPSAIYTFTQVPGGDAGAMRLTLISIVISVSALFLSELMARIVGRRIAVE; the protein is encoded by the coding sequence ATCGACTGGCTCTCGCCTGAAGAATGGGCGGCGGTGAGGCTCAGCCTCATCGTCGCGACGACCGCGATGGTCGCGAGCCTCCCGCTGGGGGTCGGCGTCGGCCTGCTGCTGGCGCGCGGGCGCTTCTGGGGCAAGTCCCTGCTCGACGCCATCGTCCATATGCCATTGATCCTGCCGCCGGTGGTGACGGGTTATCTGCTGCTCGTCGGCTTCGGCCGGCGCGGGCCGATCGGGCAATTCCTCTACGACTGGTTCGGGATCGTGCTCTCGTTCCGCTGGACCGGCGCGGCGCTGGCCTGCGCGGTGATGGGCTTCCCGCTGATGGTCCGCGCCATCCGGCTTTCGATCGAGGCCATCGACCGCAGGCTCGAATCCGCTGCGGGCACATTGGGCGCGAGCCCGATCTGGGTCTTCCTCACCGTCACCCTGCCGCTCTGTCTGCCCGGCATCATCGCCGGCATGATCCTGTGCTTCGCCAAGGCGATGGGCGAATTCGGCGCGACGATCACCTTCGTCTCCAACATCCCCGGCGAGACGCAGACCCTGCCCTCCGCGATCTATACCTTCACGCAGGTTCCAGGCGGCGATGCCGGCGCGATGCGGCTGACGCTGATCTCGATCGTGATCTCGGTCTCGGCGCTCTTCCTCTCGGAGTTGATGGCCCGCATCGTCGGGCGGCGGATCGCCGTCGAATGA
- the modC gene encoding molybdenum ABC transporter ATP-binding protein, which produces MTDVLDIAVRHRLGEFTLDAAFTSDGRLTALFGSSGSGKTSLVNVIGGLIRPDSGHVRIDGETLVDTGRGIFLPKHRRRIGYVFQEARLFPHLTVRQNLLFGHWFVPRAQRRPAELDKVLDLLGIGHLLRRRPGALSGGEKQRVAIGRALLAQPRLLLMDEPLAALDEARKAEILPHIERLRDEAGIPIVYVSHALAEVARLATTVAMVENGRVAACGPTAEILSRPDLAARPGAPEASTLLSAEVDGFEEAFGLARLTTPAGPLTIARGALRQGQRIKIRILASDVMLSLGQPAKISALNVLSGTVAEIGERSGTGGSTVHLLIACDEARLAARLTAKSVALLELAPGKPVHAVVKSVSVEMP; this is translated from the coding sequence ATGACAGATGTCCTCGACATTGCCGTCCGCCACAGGCTCGGCGAGTTCACGCTCGACGCCGCCTTCACCTCGGACGGGCGCCTGACGGCCCTGTTCGGCAGCTCGGGCTCGGGCAAGACCTCATTGGTCAATGTCATCGGTGGATTGATCCGGCCCGATTCCGGCCATGTCCGCATCGATGGCGAGACGCTGGTCGATACCGGGCGCGGCATCTTCCTGCCGAAGCATCGACGGCGCATCGGCTACGTCTTCCAGGAGGCGCGGCTCTTTCCGCATCTCACCGTGCGCCAGAACCTGCTCTTCGGACACTGGTTCGTGCCGCGCGCCCAGCGCAGGCCGGCCGAGCTCGACAAGGTGCTGGACCTGCTCGGCATCGGCCATCTGCTGCGCCGCCGCCCCGGCGCGCTCTCCGGCGGCGAGAAGCAGCGCGTCGCCATCGGCCGCGCTTTGCTGGCGCAGCCCCGCCTTCTCCTGATGGACGAACCGCTGGCCGCGCTCGACGAAGCCCGCAAGGCCGAGATCCTGCCGCATATCGAGCGCCTGCGCGACGAGGCCGGCATCCCCATCGTCTATGTCTCGCATGCGCTGGCCGAGGTCGCCCGCCTCGCCACGACGGTCGCGATGGTCGAGAATGGGCGTGTCGCTGCCTGCGGTCCAACGGCCGAAATCCTCTCCCGTCCCGATCTGGCAGCAAGGCCGGGAGCGCCGGAGGCAAGCACGCTGCTTTCCGCCGAGGTTGACGGCTTCGAAGAGGCCTTCGGGCTGGCACGGCTGACGACGCCGGCCGGTCCCTTGACGATCGCGCGCGGCGCGCTGCGGCAGGGCCAGCGCATCAAGATCCGCATCCTGGCCAGCGACGTCATGCTCAGCCTCGGCCAGCCGGCCAAGATCAGCGCGCTTAACGTGCTCTCGGGAACAGTCGCCGAGATCGGTGAGCGCAGCGGTACCGGCGGCAGCACCGTACATCTGCTGATCGCTTGCGACGAGGCGAGATTGGCGGCGCGCCTGACCGCGAAATCCGTGGCGCTGCTGGAGCTGGCGCCCGGCAAGCCGGTCCATGCGGTGGTGAAGAGCGTTTCCGTCGAGATGCCTTGA
- a CDS encoding heavy metal translocating P-type ATPase, which translates to MTVIDRSRNDLETLDLGVEGMTCASCVAHVERAIAAVPGVDAVSVNLATERAHVSFAKGGTDLKQIEAAVRQSGYTPVENTIELSVSGMTCASCVGHVEKALRAVPGVVEATVNLATERASVKALAGDEIVPALVKAVAGAGYEASPIAGVDGEADTRRQVAKDEEQGKLLRSVLLAGLLTLPLLVVEMGSHMVPALHHWLAGTFGEWNLRVFSFALATIVQFGPGLVFLRKGFPALLRLAPDMNSLVMLGTGAAYLYSSVATFLPDLLPMGTEGTYFESGAVIVTLILLGRWFETRAKGRTGAAIRSLIALQPKTARVLRDGAESDVAVDGVRPGDVVILRPGERVPVDGEVTDGTSFVDESMITGEPAPVRKEAGSTVTGGTVNGSGALRFTARKVGSDTLLAQIVRTVQAAQGAKLPIQAMVDRVTLWFVPAVIGLALLTFAVWLSFGPSPALSHALVNAVALLIIACPCAMGLATPTSIMVGTGRGAELGILFRQGDALQALKDVQIVALDKTGTLTKGKPELTDVEPANGFAADDVLRLVGSAENRSEHPLALALVAAAKARNLALAEPADFTSDPGRGVTATVEGRKVAIGGHRLMEGAGLDIAPFAARAKALAEAGKTPLYAAIDGKIAAVIAVADAVKETTPTAIAALHRLGLKVAMVTGDDRRTAEAVARGLGIDEVWAEVLPTDKAEVVKRLQSRGAKVAFVGDGINDAPALAQADVGIAIGTGTDIAIESADVVLMSGDVMGVPRAIALSQAVISNIRQNLAWAFGYNALLIPVAAGVLYPAFGILLSPVFAGLAMALSSVSVVSNALRLKRFQVPASHGKEA; encoded by the coding sequence ATGACGGTCATCGACAGGAGCAGGAACGACCTCGAAACCCTCGATCTGGGCGTCGAGGGCATGACCTGCGCGAGCTGCGTCGCCCATGTCGAGCGCGCCATCGCGGCGGTGCCGGGCGTCGATGCGGTCTCGGTCAATCTCGCGACCGAGCGAGCGCATGTCAGCTTCGCCAAGGGCGGCACCGACCTGAAGCAGATCGAAGCGGCCGTCCGCCAGAGCGGCTACACCCCGGTCGAGAACACGATCGAATTGTCGGTCTCGGGCATGACCTGCGCCTCCTGCGTCGGCCATGTCGAGAAGGCCCTGCGCGCCGTGCCGGGCGTGGTCGAGGCCACCGTCAACCTCGCGACCGAGCGCGCCAGCGTGAAGGCGCTCGCCGGCGACGAGATCGTTCCGGCCCTGGTCAAGGCCGTTGCCGGCGCCGGCTACGAGGCGAGTCCGATCGCAGGGGTCGATGGCGAGGCCGACACACGCCGGCAGGTTGCCAAGGACGAAGAACAGGGCAAGCTGCTGCGCTCCGTCCTCCTCGCCGGCCTGCTGACGCTGCCCCTGCTCGTCGTCGAGATGGGCAGCCACATGGTCCCCGCCCTGCACCACTGGCTCGCCGGCACCTTCGGCGAGTGGAACCTGCGCGTCTTCTCCTTCGCGCTGGCGACCATCGTCCAGTTCGGGCCGGGCCTCGTCTTCCTGCGCAAGGGTTTCCCGGCGCTGCTGCGGCTGGCGCCCGACATGAACTCGCTGGTCATGCTCGGCACCGGCGCGGCCTATCTCTATTCGAGCGTCGCGACCTTCCTGCCGGACCTGCTGCCGATGGGCACCGAGGGCACCTATTTCGAATCCGGCGCGGTGATCGTGACGCTGATCCTGCTCGGGCGCTGGTTCGAGACCCGCGCCAAGGGCCGGACCGGCGCCGCCATCCGCAGCCTGATCGCGCTCCAGCCCAAGACCGCGCGCGTGCTGCGCGATGGCGCCGAGAGCGATGTCGCCGTCGACGGCGTCCGCCCCGGCGACGTCGTCATCCTCAGGCCGGGCGAACGCGTCCCCGTCGATGGCGAGGTCACCGACGGCACCTCCTTCGTCGATGAATCGATGATCACCGGCGAGCCCGCCCCCGTCCGCAAGGAAGCCGGCAGCACCGTTACCGGCGGCACCGTCAACGGCTCGGGCGCGCTGCGCTTCACCGCCCGAAAGGTCGGCTCCGACACGCTGCTCGCCCAGATCGTACGGACCGTTCAGGCCGCGCAGGGCGCCAAGCTGCCGATCCAGGCCATGGTCGACCGCGTCACGCTCTGGTTCGTGCCGGCCGTGATCGGGCTGGCGCTGCTGACCTTCGCCGTCTGGCTGAGTTTCGGCCCGAGCCCGGCCCTGTCCCATGCGCTGGTCAATGCCGTCGCCCTGCTGATCATCGCCTGCCCCTGCGCCATGGGCCTGGCCACCCCGACCTCGATCATGGTCGGCACCGGCCGCGGCGCCGAGCTCGGTATCCTGTTCCGCCAGGGCGACGCCCTGCAGGCCCTGAAGGACGTCCAGATCGTCGCGCTGGACAAGACGGGCACGCTGACCAAGGGCAAGCCCGAGCTCACCGATGTCGAGCCGGCGAATGGCTTCGCGGCCGACGACGTGCTGCGCCTCGTCGGCTCGGCCGAGAACCGCTCGGAACATCCGTTGGCATTGGCGCTGGTCGCAGCCGCCAAGGCGCGGAATCTTGCGCTCGCCGAGCCGGCCGACTTCACCAGCGACCCCGGCCGCGGCGTCACCGCGACGGTCGAGGGCCGCAAGGTCGCGATCGGCGGCCACAGGCTGATGGAGGGCGCCGGTCTCGACATCGCGCCCTTCGCCGCCCGCGCCAAGGCGCTGGCCGAAGCCGGCAAGACGCCGCTCTATGCCGCGATCGACGGCAAGATCGCAGCCGTCATTGCCGTCGCCGACGCGGTGAAGGAGACCACGCCCACCGCTATCGCCGCCCTGCACAGGCTCGGCCTCAAGGTCGCGATGGTGACCGGCGACGACCGGCGCACGGCGGAAGCGGTCGCGCGCGGGCTCGGCATCGACGAGGTCTGGGCCGAAGTGCTGCCGACCGACAAGGCGGAGGTGGTGAAGCGCCTGCAAAGCCGCGGCGCCAAGGTCGCCTTCGTCGGCGACGGCATCAACGATGCGCCCGCTCTCGCCCAGGCCGATGTCGGCATCGCCATCGGCACCGGCACGGATATCGCGATCGAGAGCGCCGATGTCGTGCTGATGTCGGGCGACGTGATGGGCGTGCCGCGCGCGATCGCGCTGTCGCAGGCGGTGATTTCCAACATCCGCCAGAATCTTGCCTGGGCCTTCGGCTACAACGCCCTGCTGATCCCGGTCGCGGCGGGCGTGCTCTATCCGGCCTTCGGCATCCTGCTCTCGCCGGTCTTTGCAGGGCTCGCCATGGCGCTGTCGAGCGTCAGCGTGGTCAGCAATGCACTGCGGCTGAAGCGCTTCCAGGTTCCGGCTTCACATGGAAAGGAGGCCTGA
- the cueR gene encoding Cu(I)-responsive transcriptional regulator, with protein MNIGEAATRSGVSAKMIRYYESIGLITAPARTAAQYRVYAPDDVHTLRFVRRSRDLGFSLEETRELLALWRDKSRASADVKNLAMAHVRELEEKAAELKAMADTLRHLATHCHGDHRPDCPILADFAAPPSTQAKA; from the coding sequence ATGAATATCGGCGAAGCCGCGACCCGCTCCGGCGTCAGCGCCAAGATGATCCGCTACTACGAGAGCATCGGCCTGATCACCGCGCCGGCCCGCACGGCCGCGCAATACCGGGTCTATGCCCCCGACGACGTGCATACGCTGCGCTTCGTACGCCGCTCGCGCGATCTCGGCTTCTCGCTGGAGGAGACGCGCGAACTGCTCGCGCTCTGGCGCGACAAGAGCCGGGCCAGCGCCGATGTGAAGAACCTCGCCATGGCGCATGTGCGCGAACTCGAGGAAAAGGCGGCCGAGCTTAAGGCCATGGCCGACACGTTGCGGCATCTGGCGACGCATTGCCATGGCGACCACCGGCCGGATTGCCCGATCCTGGCGGACTTCGCGGCTCCCCCTTCGACGCAGGCCAAAGCCTGA
- a CDS encoding M20 family metallopeptidase — MDNRNDLWRHVDANKERLIALSDRVWGMPEVCYTEKRSVAEHIAELKHQGFKITENVADIPTAVIGEAGEGGPVIAFLGEYDALPGLSQEAGASEHKEIEAGGHGHGCGHNLLGSAAMLAAVAMKDWLAENKIPGRVRYYGCPAEEGGAAKAFMVRAGAFDDADVAISWHPSSFWEVAPALALANTRADFVFTGRASHAAAAPHLGRSALDAVELMNVGVNYMREHMPSDARVHYALLDTGGIAPNVVQAHARVRYSIRARDLRGMLELVQRVKKIAEGAALMTETKMEMRIVSAVSDLVANTPLEEAMHKVMGELGAPHFDDADKAYAEKIRATLSPQEIASIWRTIGMPDTGAPLADFLVPRDAKRNPAIGSTDIGDVSWAVPTVQAHAPTVAMGTPFHTWQVVAQGKSPAAHKAMVHVAKAMAATGAAVLSDPALMAAAKADHKARLGKEGYTSPLPPEVKPPLTMSLG; from the coding sequence ATGGACAATCGAAACGATCTCTGGCGGCATGTCGATGCGAACAAGGAGCGCCTGATCGCGCTTTCCGACCGGGTCTGGGGCATGCCGGAGGTGTGCTACACAGAGAAGCGCTCCGTCGCCGAGCATATCGCCGAGCTGAAGCACCAGGGCTTCAAGATCACCGAGAATGTCGCCGACATCCCGACAGCGGTGATCGGCGAGGCCGGCGAAGGCGGCCCGGTCATCGCCTTCCTCGGCGAATACGACGCCTTGCCCGGCCTGTCGCAGGAAGCCGGCGCCTCCGAGCACAAGGAGATCGAGGCCGGTGGCCATGGCCATGGCTGCGGCCATAACCTGCTCGGCTCGGCCGCGATGCTCGCGGCGGTGGCGATGAAGGACTGGCTCGCCGAGAACAAGATCCCCGGCCGCGTGCGCTATTACGGCTGCCCGGCCGAGGAAGGCGGCGCGGCAAAAGCCTTCATGGTCCGCGCCGGCGCCTTCGACGACGCCGATGTCGCGATCTCGTGGCACCCGTCGAGCTTCTGGGAGGTCGCTCCTGCGCTGGCGCTCGCGAATACCCGCGCCGATTTCGTCTTCACCGGCCGCGCCTCGCATGCCGCCGCCGCGCCGCATCTCGGCCGTTCGGCGCTCGATGCCGTCGAGCTGATGAATGTCGGCGTCAACTATATGCGCGAGCACATGCCCTCCGACGCGCGCGTTCATTACGCGCTGCTCGACACCGGCGGCATCGCGCCGAACGTCGTTCAAGCCCATGCCCGCGTCCGGTACTCGATCCGCGCCCGCGATCTCCGCGGCATGCTGGAGCTCGTCCAGCGTGTGAAGAAGATCGCCGAAGGCGCGGCGCTGATGACGGAAACCAAGATGGAGATGCGCATCGTCAGCGCCGTCTCCGATCTCGTCGCCAACACGCCGCTCGAAGAGGCCATGCACAAGGTGATGGGCGAGCTCGGCGCGCCACATTTCGACGATGCCGACAAGGCCTATGCCGAGAAGATCCGCGCGACGCTTTCGCCGCAGGAGATCGCCTCGATCTGGCGCACGATCGGCATGCCCGATACCGGCGCTCCGCTTGCCGACTTCCTCGTGCCGCGCGACGCCAAGCGCAACCCGGCGATCGGCTCGACCGATATCGGCGATGTGAGCTGGGCGGTGCCGACCGTGCAGGCCCATGCGCCCACCGTCGCGATGGGCACGCCGTTCCACACCTGGCAGGTCGTGGCGCAGGGCAAGTCCCCCGCCGCGCACAAGGCGATGGTCCATGTCGCCAAGGCGATGGCCGCGACCGGCGCCGCCGTGCTGAGCGACCCGGCCCTGATGGCCGCCGCCAAGGCCGACCATAAGGCGCGCCTCGGCAAGGAAGGCTACACCTCGCCGCTGCCGCCCGAAGTGAAGCCGCCGCTGACGATGTCGCTGGGCTGA
- a CDS encoding MarR family transcriptional regulator, with amino-acid sequence MDRAEESEDGLGRHHRSASGQADSAVPEPVDLAGYVLDEQFGFLLRQMQQRYVAMFLEMMGADGPTPPQFAVLCRLAVDGRISQNQLGRMTAMDPATIRGVVTRLAERGLVERLHDPDDKRRVLVQLGQRGRELLPEYVERAKAITVAALDPMAEREVEPLLEVMRRLLSGFRPPDTGSAPSRRP; translated from the coding sequence ATGGATCGCGCAGAGGAATCGGAAGACGGGCTCGGCCGGCATCACCGTTCGGCCAGCGGCCAGGCCGATTCCGCCGTTCCCGAGCCGGTCGATCTCGCCGGCTATGTCCTGGACGAGCAGTTCGGTTTCCTGCTGCGGCAGATGCAGCAGCGCTATGTCGCGATGTTCCTGGAGATGATGGGGGCGGACGGGCCGACGCCGCCGCAATTCGCGGTGCTCTGCCGGCTCGCGGTCGATGGGCGGATTTCCCAGAACCAGCTCGGCCGCATGACGGCGATGGACCCGGCCACGATTCGGGGCGTGGTGACGCGGCTGGCCGAGCGCGGGCTGGTCGAGCGGCTGCACGATCCCGACGACAAGCGCCGCGTGCTGGTGCAGCTCGGCCAGCGCGGCCGGGAGCTGCTGCCTGAATATGTCGAGCGCGCCAAGGCGATCACCGTCGCGGCGCTCGACCCGATGGCGGAGCGCGAGGTCGAACCGCTGCTTGAGGTGATGCGGCGCCTGCTTTCGGGCTTCAGACCGCCAGATACTGGCTCCGCGCCGTCTCGTCGGCCTTGA
- a CDS encoding ABC transporter ATP-binding protein → MTALLELAGVEAWYGRAKILHGVGFSVGSGEVVALMGRNGAGKSTTMKTVMGLVPEPQGSIRFEGKEIAGREPFAIARLGIGYVPEDRRVFSDLTVMENLEVGRQPPRKGAPHWTPERLFDLFPNLGRMRDRPGGAMSGGEQQMLTIARTLMGNPRLLLLDEPSEGLAPVIVEAMAQTIRVLKGEGLSVLLSEQNLHFAGSIADRAVIIEKGLIRFDDTMAALKADETARSQYLAV, encoded by the coding sequence ATGACGGCGCTCCTCGAACTCGCTGGCGTCGAGGCCTGGTATGGCCGCGCCAAGATCCTGCACGGCGTCGGCTTTTCGGTCGGGTCCGGCGAGGTCGTCGCGCTGATGGGCCGCAACGGCGCCGGCAAGTCGACGACGATGAAAACCGTGATGGGGCTGGTGCCGGAGCCGCAGGGTTCGATCCGCTTCGAGGGCAAGGAAATCGCCGGCCGCGAGCCCTTTGCCATCGCCCGGCTCGGCATCGGCTATGTCCCGGAGGACCGGCGCGTCTTCTCCGACCTGACGGTGATGGAAAACCTCGAGGTAGGCCGCCAGCCGCCCCGCAAGGGCGCGCCGCACTGGACGCCGGAGCGGCTGTTCGATCTCTTCCCTAATCTCGGGCGCATGCGCGACCGGCCGGGCGGCGCCATGTCCGGCGGCGAGCAGCAGATGCTGACCATCGCCCGCACGCTGATGGGCAATCCGCGCCTGCTGCTGCTCGACGAGCCCTCCGAAGGGCTCGCGCCGGTCATCGTCGAGGCGATGGCGCAGACCATCCGCGTGCTGAAAGGCGAGGGGCTGTCCGTGCTGCTCTCCGAGCAGAACCTGCATTTCGCCGGCAGCATCGCCGACCGCGCCGTGATCATCGAGAAGGGGCTGATCCGCTTCGACGATACGATGGCGGCGCTCAAGGCCGACGAGACGGCGCGGAGCCAGTATCTGGCGGTCTGA
- a CDS encoding ABC transporter ATP-binding protein — protein sequence MSAPVLEARDLTKSFGGVKAVDGVSFSVEAGKLVALIGPNGAGKTTCFNMLNGQLRPDRGEVLLAGMPITGLEPRKVWRLGVGRTFQITATFASMTVRENVQMALISHAGKSWRLFGRADKRRLEPADALLDQVGMAQQAERACGVLAYGDLKRVELAIALANAPKLLLMDEPTAGMAPQERIALMALTARIARERGIAVLFTEHDMDVVFAHADRVLVLDRGRLIAAGTSAEVRNDPQVRAVYLGSGATSGGH from the coding sequence ATGAGCGCGCCCGTGTTGGAAGCCCGCGACCTCACCAAATCCTTCGGCGGCGTGAAGGCGGTCGACGGCGTCTCCTTCTCGGTCGAGGCTGGCAAGCTGGTCGCGCTGATCGGCCCCAACGGCGCCGGCAAGACCACTTGCTTCAACATGCTGAACGGCCAGCTCAGGCCCGATCGTGGCGAGGTGCTGCTGGCCGGAATGCCGATCACCGGGCTCGAGCCGCGCAAGGTCTGGCGCCTTGGCGTCGGCCGCACCTTCCAGATCACCGCGACTTTCGCCTCGATGACCGTGCGCGAGAACGTCCAGATGGCGCTGATCTCGCACGCGGGGAAAAGCTGGCGGCTGTTCGGTCGCGCTGACAAGCGCCGCCTTGAGCCGGCTGATGCCTTGCTCGATCAGGTCGGGATGGCCCAGCAGGCGGAGCGCGCCTGCGGCGTGCTCGCCTATGGCGACCTGAAGCGCGTCGAACTCGCGATCGCGCTCGCCAATGCGCCGAAGCTGCTGCTGATGGACGAACCCACCGCCGGCATGGCGCCGCAGGAGCGCATCGCGCTCATGGCATTGACCGCCCGCATTGCACGGGAGCGCGGCATCGCCGTGCTCTTCACCGAGCACGACATGGACGTCGTCTTCGCCCATGCAGATCGCGTGCTGGTGCTCGATCGTGGCCGGTTGATCGCGGCGGGAACAAGTGCCGAGGTGCGCAACGACCCGCAGGTGCGCGCGGTCTATCTCGGCTCCGGCGCGACCTCGGGAGGGCATTGA